In Polyangiaceae bacterium, the DNA window CATGTGTCGCGGCCACCATCGAGAAGGTCGCGAAGCGTTTGGCGGCCATGGGCCATCGCGTGCGCGAGATGCCCGCCGTGGGCGGCACCACTCCGGAAGAGTTCTTGCCCCTGTGGCAAGCCAACTCGATGGTCATGCCACGCCTCGACGAGCGCCGCCTCGAGCCCTTCACGCGCTGGCTCCGGCAGGGCTCCCGCAAGGTCTCCCGCAGGCAAGCGCGGACGCTCACGCACACCATCGCGCGTCGAGTGCTCGACGCGTTCGCGGACGCGGACGTGTGGCTCACCCCCACCGTGAAGACCCCCGCGCCGCCGGTAGGACTGTTTCGAGATCTCGCACCCGAGGAGATCTTCGACCGCGCCGCCCGCGTGGCCGCCTTCACGGCACCCTTCAACGTGACCGGTCAGCCCGCCATCAGCCTGCCCGCCGGGCTGTCTCCCGACGGGCTGCCGATCGGGGCTCAGCTGGTGGGCCGGCTCCACGGCGACGAAACCCTGCTGCGCCTGGCGCGCGCCCTCGAGCTCGAGCTGCCGCCGCTGCCGCTACCCGCCCAGCCCTGGTTCAGGCGATGACGCGGTATTCCGGCGGCACGTCGGAGTCGACGATGGCAGCGCCCACGCTCTCGGCGGCCTGCTCGATCTGACTCCACACCACCTGCAGGTGCATGCGCAGCACGCTGGTCCCCACCCACAAGACGTACGGCGTCCGGAGCTCTTGATACAGCCAGGTTTGGTCCACGCGGCAGCGCTCGGGGCCCAGCTCGGTCACCTCGAACGCGGAGCTGCCGGCGATGTACGACCCTTCCAGGTACACGTACTTCACTCGGGCCGGGAAGTGCGTGACGTCGAGCTCCGTGAGCTCGCCGAAGTCACTGGTGAACGCGTCCTCCATCGAGCGCACGGCCCCCGACACCATCCGCGCGATGCCGTTCTGCTGCGACCATCCCGCCATGCGCGACACCCACTCGTCATTGCCGCTGCGCTGGCGGATCAGCTCCCTCACGCTGAAGCGCCCTTGAAAGCGTTGCCCGACCGCGAACGGCTTGCCCAGCTCGGCCCGCGGCCGCATCACCCGCACCAGCCCGAAAGCGCGATCCGGATCCGCCATCGACCCGGCGAAGGCAGCGGCAAACTCCCGCGCGCTGGCGCTCACGACGAAGCTTCGCACGTCCCGCTTGATCGTGATCGGTGAGCTCGAGTCCAACGGCAGCACGGCGCGGCGCACGAGATCGCCTTCCCAAGCGTCGAAGCTCCAAGTGAAGCTGTCCGTTTTCGTCACGCTCGTCTGCATCACCGACATGGCCGGCCAATAGCCTGTCCATTCGGTGATTGCGATGGAATTCAGCGACGCGGTGCGCGGCGCAGGTCGAGAACCGGGAGTTCTTGCGACAAGAGCTCCTGCTTCAGCTCGCTCCAGCTGCGAGGCTCCTCGAGCAGATCGTATTCGCCCTTGCAGGCTCCGGTGTCGTAGCCCTGCATCACGTCGTCGGCGTTCTTGATGGCTCGGTCGCGGTCTTCGCCGATCAGTTGACCGTACACGTAGAGCTCCGCGGCGACCTGGAGCGCACCCAGCGGGCAGCGCTTGCTCTTGTCGCGAGCGCGGCGCGCCCGCCGCGCGGCGCGCTGTACGCGCTTGAGCCGCTCGAAGTACATGGGCACGAAGTCCCGTAGGTTTTTGGCGTAGTGGTCTCCCTCCCACGACTCCAGACCGCGTACTTCGAGCTGCAGCGCCAAGGAGGGTCCGCAGGAAACCCGTGCGCAGGGCGCCACCGTCAGCGCGAACATGCGATAGGCGAACTCGGGAATGCCGTCGCGATCCAGGTCCTGGATGCAGGTCGGGCACGCCGGCACGCTCTTGGGTTCCACGAACTCGTCGTGCGAAAGCTCGAGCACCTTGGGCGCCGCTACGCCGCAGTTGGCGCCGCAGGGCGTGAGGTGCAAGACGACGAACCGCGCTCCATCTCCGTGGAGGTCCCAGAGCAGCTTGCCTCTCTTGGTCTTCACCACATCGATCATCCCGCTCTCGCCGGTGTGCACCTTGAACGGGCCGGCGCCCACCGCGACGAAGCGCGAGAGCTTGTACGCCGGTGCCTTTGCCGCCGAGGGATCCATGAGCACGATGGCCGCGTGGTGGTCGGGGATTTCCACGGTCTTCTTCACCAGCCAGCCGTCCCGCGTGGCATCGGCGATCACGCGGCGCAGGTTGTCCCGGAAGCTCTTCTCCTCCGTGGGAGGCTCCGGCGCGACGGGCTTCGCTGGGGCGGGAGCGGCCACCCGGAAGGAGCTGGGGTCCTCGGCAGGACGCCCGGTCCCGCACGCCACCGCCAAGAGCGCGAACAGAATCAGCGCGAGACGACGCCGCATCAGCCCAGAACGTCGGCGATCGTGTACAAGCCCGGCTTCTTTCCCACGAGGAAGCGAGCGCCGCGCAGCGCACCATGGGCAAACAGCTCGCGACTGGTCGCCCGGTGAGTGAGCTCCAGCCGCTCCCCCGGCCCCAGCAAGTACACCGTGTGGTCGCCCACCACGTCTCCGCCGCGCACGCCAAACACCCCCATTTCCTCGTCCGTGCGGGCGCCCACTTCGCCGCCACGACCGTGCAACTCCCGGAGCTCGCCGCGCACCGCGCGCGCCGCGTCCGCCAACCGCCGAGCCGTGCCGCTGGGCGCGTCCACCTTGCGACGGTGATGGATCTCCACGATCTCCACGTCGTAGCCGAGCCCCAATCGGCGCAGCGCTTGCTCCACTACCTCGGCCAGCACCTGCACGCCGAGGCTGGTGTTCGGAGCCCACAGCACCGGCACGCTCTCGGCCGCCTTGTCGAGCGCCTGCCGCCCGGCCGCGTCCAGATTCGTCGTGCCGCTCATCACGGCCACTTTCTGGCGTGCCGCCACCGCCAGCAATCCGGGCACCGCAGACGCGACGGAGAAATCCACCACCACGTCGGCTCCCAGGAGCCCCGCGCCCAGATCCGCCGTGGCTTCCACGCCGATGGGCCCCACACCGGCGATCTCACCCACGTCCCGCCCCTGACCCGGGTCCACGCTGGAGCACACGGCGCCGACGATCTGCACGTCGTCCATGCCATGAGCGAGGCGAGCCACCGTGGCGCCCATACGCCCGGTGGCTCCGTGCAACGCCAGCCTCACGACTTCTCGTACTCCGCGACGACTTTGAGAGCGGTCTCTCGCGCTGCCCCGCTGGCAACCACCAGCGGCAAGCGCACGGCGTCGTTCATGCGACCCTTGGCCGCGAGCACTGCCTTGGGCACCTGCGGATTGGGTTCGATGAACAGCACCTTGTGCACCGGGTACAGCGCCAGGTGCTTCTTCCGCGCCGCCTCCCAGTTGCCGGCCTCCACGTCCGTGACGACCTGGCTGACTTGCTTCGGGAAGATGTTGGAAGTGACGCTGATCACGCCCTTCACGCCCACCGCCATCATGGAAAGCGTCAGCGGATCGTCGCCGCTCATGAACGTGACGCGATCGCCCGCACGACGCAGGACTTCCTGGCAGTACGCCACGTTGCCGGTGGCGTCCTTCACGCCGACGACGTTCTTGCACGCGTCCAAGAGCCGCAGCGTGCTGTCCGCGGAAAGCTCCACGTTGGTGCGACCGGGAATGTTGTACAGCACCACCGGCGCGCCGACCGCTTCCGCGATGGTGCGCACGTGTTGGAACATGCCTTCCTGGTTCGGCTTGTTGTAGTAGGGCATCACGATCATCACGGCGTCCGCGCCGGCTTCCAGTGCCGCCTTGCTCGCGTCGATGCTCTTCTTGGTGTTATTCGAGCCGGTTCCCGCCAAGATCGGCACCTTGCCCTTGGCGAGCTTCACCGTGCGCTGGATCACCTCGCGCTGCTCGGCGTCCGTCAGGGTCGGCGTCTCGCCGGTGGTGCCGCAGGGCACGAGCCCGGCGATGCCGCCATCGAGCTGCCCGGTCACGAGGGCGTCGAAGGCGTCCCAGTCGATGGCGCTTCCGTCTTTGGTGAAGGGGGTGACGAGCGCCGTGTAGGCGCCGCGAAGCTGTAGACCGCTCATGCCGAGACTATTTGCCTCTTGGGCAGCGAACGCAACTTCCATGAGACTGCGCGCACATCTCGCGACCTTGCGCCGCATCCGGGTCCGCCGGGTGCTCCCCGCTGGCAGCACGCGCTTCGTCCTTCATTTTTGTCGGTCCGGCGCGAAGCCCGTCCCGCTGCGGAGCCCGTGGCAGCGGCGCGCTGCGCTCACCCCCCGGCGCAGGCGCGCTTCAGCACCGCATACACGTCGGGATGATTCTGCAGCTCCTGGTGCACCATGCCCCCGAGGCAGCTCGTCTCGAAGTGGGCGCCCGGATCCATGCGCGCCGGGCCGGAAGCGCTCGGCACGCGCACGAGCACGTCGCCCGCCAGCCAACCGAGAGGATGGTGCGGGTCGGAAGTGATGGTGGCCGAGACGAAGTAGTAGCTGGCCTGGGGCAGGAGCCGCGCTGGCTCATCGCCGTCGAGCACCTGGCCGCGCCGGAGGTCCTGCATCCCCGCGCTGCGGCGCCGGAGGATTTCGCCGGGGATCCGAGTGCTGGGCCAGTCGATGCCGGCGAGCAGCGTGGCGGCGGCGCTTCCGAGCTGCTCCAGCGGCGCGCCCTGGTGCGGCGAGCCCAGCGAGAACACCCGGCTCACCCGCGAGGGCCAACCGTACCCTCGCTCGACGGCTTGGTGACACGCGCTCTGCAGCACCAGGCCCCCCATGCTGTGGCCGACCAGCACCAGCTCTTGCGGGAGGCGTTGCTCGAAGGCCCGCTCCAAGGCGTCGGCCAAGAGGCTGCCGTTTTCCACGACTCGGCGCCCGGAGTTATAGCGCACGAACAGCGGCGCAAGCCCCGCGTCTTTCTCCAGCAAGGTGCCGAAGCACTGCGCGGCGTCCCCGTGGGCCTCGAAGGCGTTGAAGCACCAGGACCACTCCGTGGTGCCGAGCCCGTGAACGTACACGGCGAGCCGCGCGGGCAGCTCTGGAGTGCCGGAGGTGGCGTCCAGGTAGCGATCGCGGAAGCGCAGCGAGAGGCCCAGATCCAGGGGATTGTTCGAGCGCTGCAGGTAATCCCCGACGGCCCCATTGAGGGCGCCGAGGGCGGCGTCCGAGATCCATGCGGCGGTGCCCGCGATGTCGGAGCGCATCTCGATGGGCTCCGCTTCGTCCGCCAGGCGCCCGAGCACGGGCTCGAGCCCCGCGTCCGTGATGAACCGGACGGCGTGATTCACGCCACGCACGGAGCCCAGGGTGATGGCCAGAGACGCTCGGTACACGCCGTCTGCCAGCTTGGCCGGTCCGGAAAGCTCCGGCGAGACGTCGAGCACGCGCAGCGCATTGCGACGAATCGAGGCGTGCCCCTCTTCGACCATGTCCGCGGTGAAGTCGACCGCGTCGTGGATCAGCGCCTTGAGGCCGCGAACGCGTCGTCTCATCGAGAGACGAAGAGGGTAGCACGGGGGTCGGCGGGGCCGCCCCGCGGCGGCCCGGGCGGGCGGGTTCCGCGACGGCCTGGGCGGGCGGGTTCCGCGGCGGACCAACAAAAAAGAAGACGGCCCGCAGGTGGGTCACGGGGCTTTGGAGCGCTGCAAAGGGCAGGAGTCGCGGGCGTGCTGAGCCACGTCATTTGCGTTTGCGCAAGTCGGCCGTACGAACACCCGGAATCGGCCTCGTGTCGCACGCAGGCCTCGTCAGGAGAACACGCGCATGCCCGCAATCACTTGGGGACCCCAGATTCAGCTCGGTATCGAGGTGATCGACTCCCAGCACAAGCGCTTGGTGGATCTGATCAACGAGCTCGGCCAGGCCATGGACGACGGTCGCGGCCCCGAGGTG includes these proteins:
- a CDS encoding 4-hydroxy-tetrahydrodipicolinate reductase — translated: MGATVARLAHGMDDVQIVGAVCSSVDPGQGRDVGEIAGVGPIGVEATADLGAGLLGADVVVDFSVASAVPGLLAVAARQKVAVMSGTTNLDAAGRQALDKAAESVPVLWAPNTSLGVQVLAEVVEQALRRLGLGYDVEIVEIHHRRKVDAPSGTARRLADAARAVRGELRELHGRGGEVGARTDEEMGVFGVRGGDVVGDHTVYLLGPGERLELTHRATSRELFAHGALRGARFLVGKKPGLYTIADVLG
- a CDS encoding 4-hydroxy-tetrahydrodipicolinate synthase — protein: MSGLQLRGAYTALVTPFTKDGSAIDWDAFDALVTGQLDGGIAGLVPCGTTGETPTLTDAEQREVIQRTVKLAKGKVPILAGTGSNNTKKSIDASKAALEAGADAVMIVMPYYNKPNQEGMFQHVRTIAEAVGAPVVLYNIPGRTNVELSADSTLRLLDACKNVVGVKDATGNVAYCQEVLRRAGDRVTFMSGDDPLTLSMMAVGVKGVISVTSNIFPKQVSQVVTDVEAGNWEAARKKHLALYPVHKVLFIEPNPQVPKAVLAAKGRMNDAVRLPLVVASGAARETALKVVAEYEKS
- a CDS encoding alpha/beta fold hydrolase, with the translated sequence MRRRVRGLKALIHDAVDFTADMVEEGHASIRRNALRVLDVSPELSGPAKLADGVYRASLAITLGSVRGVNHAVRFITDAGLEPVLGRLADEAEPIEMRSDIAGTAAWISDAALGALNGAVGDYLQRSNNPLDLGLSLRFRDRYLDATSGTPELPARLAVYVHGLGTTEWSWCFNAFEAHGDAAQCFGTLLEKDAGLAPLFVRYNSGRRVVENGSLLADALERAFEQRLPQELVLVGHSMGGLVLQSACHQAVERGYGWPSRVSRVFSLGSPHQGAPLEQLGSAAATLLAGIDWPSTRIPGEILRRRSAGMQDLRRGQVLDGDEPARLLPQASYYFVSATITSDPHHPLGWLAGDVLVRVPSASGPARMDPGAHFETSCLGGMVHQELQNHPDVYAVLKRACAGG